One window of the Cytophagia bacterium CHB2 genome contains the following:
- a CDS encoding AraC family transcriptional regulator, whose translation MDVLSDVLNTIRLRSKVQFCTELTAPWGFQVPSQCGHAIFYVVTRGSCYLEVEGYKDLSLVGGDFVMLMHGDAHILRDHPDSPIVPLEHLTPQCLKHDACRALHHGGGGSLTAMVTGSFIFDNPAAKPFLSTLPPVIHIQGERGQLVPWLETTLKWMAAETTSKNPGAQIMASRLTDMLFIQILRAHIVEQTGNDCKEKAGWLRGLADASIGRAFELIHEQPDHPWTVAELASQVNMSRTAFSVRFTHLAGMPPLSYVTKWRMFKAGDLLHQGAATISEVAAAVGYESEASFSKAFKREMGVAPGTYRKEGQNGVAAGT comes from the coding sequence ATGGACGTACTTTCTGATGTTCTAAACACCATCCGCCTGCGCAGTAAGGTGCAATTTTGTACGGAACTGACAGCGCCGTGGGGCTTTCAGGTTCCATCGCAATGCGGCCATGCGATTTTTTATGTCGTGACGCGCGGCAGTTGCTATCTCGAAGTTGAAGGATACAAAGACTTGTCGCTGGTGGGTGGCGATTTTGTGATGTTGATGCACGGCGATGCTCACATTTTGCGCGATCATCCCGACAGCCCGATTGTGCCGCTCGAACATCTCACCCCCCAATGCCTCAAACATGACGCGTGCCGCGCCCTGCACCACGGCGGCGGCGGCTCGTTGACCGCGATGGTGACCGGTTCGTTCATCTTCGACAATCCTGCCGCCAAGCCTTTTCTATCCACCTTGCCGCCGGTGATTCATATTCAGGGCGAACGCGGCCAGCTTGTGCCCTGGCTGGAAACGACGTTGAAATGGATGGCCGCGGAAACCACCTCCAAAAATCCCGGGGCGCAGATCATGGCCTCGCGCTTGACGGATATGCTTTTTATTCAAATTTTGCGTGCGCACATCGTCGAACAGACGGGCAATGATTGCAAAGAAAAAGCCGGCTGGCTGCGCGGCCTTGCAGATGCGAGCATCGGCAGGGCATTTGAATTGATTCACGAACAGCCTGATCATCCCTGGACGGTGGCGGAACTGGCCTCGCAAGTGAATATGTCGCGTACCGCATTTTCGGTGCGCTTTACGCATCTGGCCGGAATGCCGCCGTTGTCGTATGTGACCAAATGGCGCATGTTCAAAGCCGGTGATTTGCTGCATCAAGGCGCTGCGACTATTTCAGAGGTGGCCGCGGCCGTGGGTTATGAATCGGAAGCTTCATTTAGCAAGGCTTTCAAACGCGAGATGGGCGTGGCGCCGGGAACGTATCGCAAGGAAGGCCAGAACGGTGTGGCAGCGGGAACATAA